Proteins encoded by one window of Streptomyces uncialis:
- a CDS encoding class F sortase — protein sequence MFGPVHRVRRAGALALLAVTLTSTLTACGAGTGDEGTRSAPTSSAAGSAPATEAPSGTPSPGRTARGDEVPAPTEVTIPSIGVSSTLMSLGLNKDGTVEVPPAEQGMTAGWYTGRPAPGQPGPAVIIGHNSTRHGPAVFEKLHQLREGARIDVRDASGGTSRFTVTSTETVSKKAFPTERVYGATSERVLRLITCDGDFDAEGHPVDNLIVYAELRP from the coding sequence CTGTTCGGGCCGGTCCACCGCGTACGGCGGGCCGGCGCGCTCGCGCTCCTCGCGGTCACCCTGACCAGCACCCTCACCGCCTGCGGAGCCGGTACCGGTGACGAGGGGACGCGCTCCGCGCCGACCTCGTCCGCCGCCGGTTCGGCCCCCGCCACCGAAGCGCCGTCCGGCACCCCTTCCCCCGGCCGTACCGCCCGGGGCGACGAGGTACCCGCTCCCACCGAGGTGACGATCCCGTCGATCGGGGTGTCCTCCACGCTGATGTCCCTCGGACTCAACAAGGACGGCACGGTCGAAGTCCCCCCGGCCGAACAGGGCATGACGGCCGGGTGGTACACGGGCCGTCCGGCCCCGGGACAGCCGGGCCCCGCGGTGATCATCGGCCATAACTCCACCCGGCACGGCCCCGCGGTCTTCGAGAAGCTGCACCAGCTGCGCGAGGGCGCCCGGATCGACGTCCGTGACGCGTCCGGCGGGACCTCCCGGTTCACCGTCACCAGTACGGAGACCGTCAGCAAGAAGGCGTTCCCCACCGAGCGGGTCTACGGCGCGACATCCGAGCGGGTCCTGCGGCTCATCACCTGCGACGGCGACTTCGACGCCGAGGGGCACCCGGTGGACAACCTGATCGTGTACGCGGAGCTGCGCCCCTGA